ATCGAGGTAGCGCCGGCGCTGGGCGGGAGACCCCGCAACCAGTTCGATATCGCCCGGGCTGAAGAAGACGACCGTCATCTGGCCGATCATGTCCACTGCGCGTCGGGGCGCGCCGTTGATCTTCATGCGCTTGGTGATGCCGTTCCCGTTCTCGTCAAGGGCAGCAGTCATCTCCAGCTGAACGGTCGACGCTGCGCGCCGCACTTTGGCAACGATCCGCAGGAAGGGGAGGGGGCTTTCGAGGGCGAGCCAGTTGATCCATTCGCGCTCTGGCGCTCTGCGCGCGGAGCGAGTGGTCGCAATGATGTGAAGCGCGTCGAGAAAGTTGGTTTTCCCTTGGGCGTTGTCGCCTTGCAGGATCGTGGCGCCCGGTTGCAGGTCGAGCTCGAGCCGGGCATAGTTGCGGAAGTTCGTCAGACTGAGATGTTCGCAGCGCACTACGGGCCCAACGGAGCGGATGATCGAACCGTAGCACGATCTCGCGGTGATCGCCAGCCGCTCTCTCGACCGGCGCGAGTGCGGGCGGTCGCGGTGAGAGGAAGACGGTCAGTCGAGGTTGAGCTTGAGCGCCTTGATTGCGTTTGTGCGCATGAACTTCTCATACACCTCGGGCCGGAATTCCCGCCGCTTGCCGCCCCACTCGAAGCCGTTCGCAACTGTCGCGTTGAAGTCGTCGATCCACACTTTCGGGTCGATTGCCGGGTAGTCGGAGCCGAAGACGAACTTGTCCTGCAGAACAGTGTTCATGTACTGAAAGACGATCGGGTCCGTCCAATAGATGTAGCGCGGCAGCCAGCCTGACAGGTCGATGTAGACATGCTCATGCCGCCAGGCGACGGCGAGCGCCTCTGCAGTCCACGGCCAGCCGGAATGCCCCATGATGATCCGAAGGTTCGGAAAATCTGTCGCGATGTCGTCGATCGCCACCGGCTGACAGGAGCGGATCGTGCAGCGGGTCATCCGCGTCGTCCCGGTGTGGATGAGCACGCACATATCGAGGGCTTGGCAGGCCTCGAGGATCGGGTACCTCAATTTCTGATCGTTGGGGAAGCAGTCTTGGTAGGCGGGATGGAACTTCAGCCCGATCAGGCCGAGTTCGGTTTTGCAGCGCTCTGTCTCGCGCGCGGCTGCCCGCGCTCCCGGGCGAGCGTCCACGAGTCGCTGCCGGAGATGCCCCTGACGACCCCCCTTTAGCGGGCGGGGCAGAAGCGCGCCCGCTTCCGCTGGTGGAAGAGGAGACAGCCGACGCAGAAGCCGGGGAGCGCCGCTGCCGATCTATCTGCGCGGTGGTGAGGCGCTGCCTGATGGGGCCGAGACAGAAGCCGGCGATCGCCGCTGGGGACCCATGCCGGCTCGAGAGGGCGTCAGCGCTTCTCACCGTCCGCCGCGGCATCGAGGCTTGCAGGCGTCTGGCCACGACTGTCATCGAAGGCGTCATTGCGAGCCGGCCCGCAGTACATCTGGGCATACGGCAGAGCAGCGGACCTCACTATCATCGAAGGCGTCATTGCGAGCGGTCTGCAGCGCTTGCTCAATAACCGCCAGCGGGGCGTAGTCGAGCTGTCATCGAAGGCGTCATTGCGAGCCGGCCCGCAGGGCCGGCGCGGCAATCCCGAGCAGTTCGGATGCCGCGTCCCCTCTGGTGAGCTTGGTGCGCCTCTGACCGGGGATCGCCACGGCCCTCGCTGCGCTCGGCCTCGCAATGACGGGTATGGGGTGGCCGGCTGGCCGTGCCAGCAGCGCGTCCGGCTTCTTGCTGCGCGCGGGCCTCGCAATGACGGTGACGGAGGCGGTGGAGGACACGCGCTGGCAGAACTGGCGCTGGTCTCGAGGCGGCGCGCTCCCAATAACGGCGACGAAGGTGTCGGAGGACGCGAAGGTAGGCGTCACTTCGGCGGGGAGATGCTGGCAATAATTACGGTGAGCGAAGACCGGCGACATCGCGGGGAAATATTGCCCTCGGCCTCCCTGCCTCAGTCGATCTCGAGGAGCATGCGCAGGGCCCTCGCCGGACCGCGACGCTCCTGTGTTCGCGGGCAGGGCGGCTGGAGCGAGAGCAGGAGAATAGCAGGGCGGGACGCGTCTTTGCGTTCGCGGGCAGCGCACTGCCAGCCAGGAGGTGGTAGAGTACGCACAAAAGGGGACGTCAATGGCCGACCTCGCCGCCCAAGCCGCTGCCGACAATGTCCGCGCCGTTGCCGTTCAGCTTGCGCCGGCGCTGCTGGATGTGCCAGCCAATCTCGACCGCGTGCTGGCGATCCTGCGTGAAGAAGCGGCCGAGGATGCGGCCCTCGTCGTCTTTCCGGAGTGCACGCTGTCCGGCTACGTGATTGAGTCGCGCGAGGAGGCGGCCCGCGCCGCTATTTCGGTGCCGGGGCCGGAGATCGAACAGGTCGCTGCGCTCTGCCGTGAGCTTGCGCTCTACACCGTGGTTGGCTTTCTCGAAGCAGCGGGCGACCGGCTCTACAACAGCGCAGCGCTGATCGGGCCGGAAGGACTGGTCGGCCTCTACCGCAAGGCGCACCTGCCGCGCGTTGGGGTTGACCGCTATGTCGACCCCGGCGACCTCCCTTTCACCGTCCACCAGACGGCGATCGGCAAGATCGGGATGCTCATCTGCTACGACCTGAGCTTCCCGGAGGCAATCCGCTGCCTCGCGCTCGACGGGATGGAGGTGCTGGCACATCCGACGAACTCTCCGACCGGGACCTGGGGGCCGCCCGGCAGCCGCCCCGAGCCACCGAAGAGCGACCCGAACGCCAGCCGCGAGCGCGTGACGATCATCTCTGCGGATCGCTGCGGCATTGAGCGCGGGATCGAGTTCACGGGCGGCAGCCGGATCGCTGGCCCGAGCGGCCGCATCCTCGCCCGGGCGCAGACCTACGGCGAGGAGCGGGTGCGCGCCGTCATCCACCCGGCGCGCTCCCGTTCCAAGCGCGTCGTCATCGCGCATCTACCGCTCGAGGTGGACTACCACGCCGACCGCCGGCCGGACCTCTACGGCCGGCTGGTGCAGCCAAATCGATGAGCGCTCCGCCCCAAGGAGCGCTTCTTCCCGAGAGCTGCTGCGCTGTCCGCGGATGAACTGCGTCTCACTCGGCCAGCGCGCCGGTGGACTCGATCCAGCGGCGGGCCTCAGCAAGAGCAGCAGCGACTTGCACCGGCGCGGTGCCGCCCGGCACGGCGCGGCCGGCTACCGAGGCGGCGGCGTCGATTCCGGCGATATCGTCGCCGAAGAGCGGCGACTGCTGGCGCAGGTCGTCGGGGGTCAGGGCGCGAAGAGAGACGCCGCGCTCCTCGGCAAGCCGCACCAGCCGGCCGGCCACTTCATGTGCCTGCCGAAACGGCATCCCCTTGCGGACAAGATAGTCGGCAAAATCGGTCGCGAGGACATCGTCCGAGATGGCAGCGGCCATCCGGTCGGCATTGACGGTCCACGTCGTGACCAAGCCGCGGAAGACCTCAAGGCAGGCGAGCAATGTGTCGGCCGCGTCGAAGAGCGGCGGCTTATCCTCTTGGAGGTCGCGGTTGTAGGAGAGCGGCAAGCCTTTGAGGATCGTCAGCAGCGCAATGAGGTCGCCGTAGACCCGGCCGGTCTTGCCGCGGACGAGCTCGGCGACATCGGGGTTCTTCTTCTGCGGCATGATGCTGCTGCCGGTTGCGAAGGCATCGTCAAGGGTGATGAAGCCGAATTCGGCGCTCGTCCAGAGGACGACCTCTTCGGCGAAGCGCGAGAGATGGGCCATCAGCAGCGCAGCGGCGGCAGCGAACTCAACCGCGAAGTCGCGGTCGCTGACCGCATCGAGACTGTTGCGCGTGATGCGACTGAACCCCAGTTCACGCGCGACGCGGGCGCGGTCGAGCGGGTAGGGGACGCCGGCAAGGGCGCCGCTGCCCAGTGGCAGCTCGTCGGCCCGCGTCCAGCAGTCCTGAAAGCGCCCGACATCGCGGCGCAGCATCTCGACATAGGCGAGGAGGTGATGGCTGAACAAGATGGGCTGGGCCCGCTGGAGGTGGGTGTAGCCGGGCATCATCACGCCGAGGTGACGCTCGGCTTGGTCGACGAGCGCAGCAGCGAAGCGGACAATCGCGCGGATGGTCTCGGCGATCGTGTCGCGCAGCCAGAGGCGGAGATCGAGCGCGACTTGGTCGTTGCGCGAGCGGGCGGTGTGAAGCCGGCCCGCGGGCGCCCCGATCAGTTCAGCAAGCCGCGCTTCGATATTCAGATGGACATCCTCGCGGTCGGCGCGCCAGATGAACTCACCGCGCTCAATCTCGCCCGCGATCTGTTCGAGCCCCGCCACGATCTGGTCTGCCTCGGCAGCGGGGATGATCCCTTGAGCGGCGAGCATCCGCGCATGAGCGATGCTGCCGGCGATGTCGTAGCGGGCAAGCCGCCGATCCACCTCAATGGAGGCGGTGAACGCTTCGACGGTCGCGTCTGTCTCCTTGCTGAACCGGCCGCCCCAGAGCTTCTCGCGCATCAATGCGTGCCCGGCTCAGTCCGTGGCGGCATGATTGCGCGCAGCGAGTCGGCGCTCGGGAGAAGCTGCTTTGCCGCTTGGACGCGCGCTGCCATTCCAGCGATTTCGATGAAGCCGAGAGAGGCCTGGTGATTGAACTGGTCGCCCCGGCCATAGGTCGCGAGCGCTTCCGAATAGAGCGAGTGCGGCGATTTGCGGCCGACCACCGTGCAGGAGCCGCGGTTCAGCCGGACCCGCACCGTGCCGGTAACAAAGCGCTGGGTGCTTTGGATATACGCCATCAGGTCGGCGTGGTGCATCGTGAACCAAAAGCCGTTGTAGACGAGGTCCGCGAACTCGCGGGAGACGAGCTGCTTGAACCGCAGCTGCTCCTTGCTCAGCGTGAGCTGCTCGAGGTCGCGATGCGCTTCAAGGAGCACCGTCGCCGCCGGTGCCTCGTACACCTCGCGCGACTTGATGCCGACAAAGCGGTTCTCGATGTGGTCGATCCGGCCGATGCCGTGCTCGCCGGCGATCTTGTTCAGCCGCGTAATCAGTTCGACCCCGTCAAGCCGTTCGCCATCCAGCGCGACGGGGATCCCTTGCTCGAACTCGATCTCGAGATAGGTCGGGGTGAGGGGCGTCTCGTCGATCGGCTTGGTCCAAAGGAAAGCATCCTCGGGGGGTTCGACCCAAGGATCTTCAAGAACGCCCGATTCGATGCTCCGGCCCCACAGGTTTACGTCCACCGAGTAGGGACTGGTTTTGACGAAGGCGCCAAGGTCGAGCCCTTGCTGCTCGGCGTAAGCGATCTCGTCCTCGCGGTTCCAAGTCCATTCGCGAACGGGGGCGATGATGCGCAGGTCGGGCGCAAGGGTGCTGATGCTGATGTCGAAGCGGACTTGGTCGTTGCCTTTGCCGGTGCAGCCGTGGGCGACGGCGGTCGCGCCGCGCTCGCGCGCGACATCGACGAGCAGCTTGGCGATGAGAGGACGCGCCAAGGCGGTCGCGAGGGGATATTTGCCTTCGTAGAGCGCATTCGCTTGGAGGGCGGGCCAGACGCAGGCGCGGACAAAGTCCTCGCGCGCGTCGATGACGATCGCCTCTTTCGCTCCGAGCGCGAGAGCGCGTTGGCGGATCGCCTCAATGTCTTTTTCGTTGCCAAGGTCGACGGTCAGCGCGATCACGTCGAGGCCGTACTTTTCGGGGATCCAGCGAATGGCGACCGACGTGTCGAGCCCGCCGCTGTAGGCAAGAACGACGGTTTCTGGCATAGCTCCTCCGGACGGGAACGATAGGGCAGCGCCGAAAGCGCGGTCAAGGATCGAGCCGCGCCGCTCTGCCTCGATGCGCGCCGAGGGGCTGCCGCCGTCGGGCGCGCTGGCCGAGCCGCTCTTTCCCGCTCAGGCGGCGGCCGCATCAGTCGAGAGGCTGACGCAGACGGGTGACGGGCAGCTGCTGGGTTGCGCTGGGTCCGCCCCCAGACGGCGCGGCGGGCTGACGGGGATCGTGACGGTGGCCGGTCCGGCGTTGCCGCCCGTGCCGTCGCTGGCGGTGACGGTGAAGGCATCAGTCGGGCCGCTGCTGCCGTTCTGTCTGACCGTAGACGGCGAGACCGGCGTCGATCTCTGCTTGGGTGAACGTGCTCCCGATAGGGAGAGCGGTGCTGCTCCACCGCAGCATGCCCCTCACCAGCGGGAGAGTGAGCGTGACGGTCTGGCTGGCGCCTGTGCCGGTGAAGCCGCCGAGGCTTGCAGGCTGCTGCCGATGACGGCGAGCGGGTTCGCGGCGATGCTGAGCCAGGTGAGCGCCCAGCCGGCGTAGCCGGAGTGGACCCGCCGCTCTCGATGCGGGAGACGCCGCTGCCGTCGAGGGCGCTCGGGCTGACGGCGAGCGCGAAGACAATTCCGTTGGCATTGGAATTCCAACCGATAGCTTTGTTGATGGTCGGTTCGAGGGCGGCGATGTACCAGCCGCCGCTGCCATCCGAGGCAGTGGCGTGGACGCGTCCGTTCACAGCCGGTCAGTTGGCGTTGATCTCGCCGGTTGTCGGGTCGAGCGCGACGAACGACCCCGTCGGCGGGCCGACGGAGGTGAAGTTCCGCCGAGGGAGATCGTCGTGCCGCTTCGGACGACGCAAAGACACTATGGTTGGTCACCCACATGGTGGCGGGAGCGTCGTTTGGAGCGGCGCTGCTTGCCGGCGGCGGGGCACAATGGGAGAGGGTCGCCGCTCCAAGCGCGAGAGTTGCGACCATCGTGCAGCAACGAGTTGCCCTTCCTGCCGCACCTCCCGGTTGCGCTCACTTCGCGCATGCGAGTAGGACGGCGCTGCCTGCGCAACGAGAGGCGAGCGTCAATCACGGCGCCTGCCTCCGAGCTCCCCAATTTGCTGTAGTGGCTGGCGCCCCAGCCGAGGCCTGCCCGGAACGCTGGCTCGCCGCCGTCGCGTATCGCTACACTAACAAACATGATTCCGGTTCGGCTGCGCCTCAAGAACTTCCTCAGCTACCGCGAACCCAGCGATCCCCTCGACTTTGAGTCCTTTCAGATCGCCTGCCTCTGCGGCGAGAACGGCCATGGCAAATCGGCGCTTCTCGATGCAATCACGTGGGCGCTCTGGGGACGCGCTCGCGCCAAAACCGTCGACGAGCTGATCCACCATGGCCAAACCAACATGGAGGTCGAGTTCGAGTTTCAGCTCGCGGACTCGCGCTACCGTGTCATTCGGAAACGCTCCCGAGCGGGCGGCCAATCGGCCTCGGCGCTGGAACTGCAGCTGCACAAAGGCGATCGCTTCGAGACGATCAGCGGCAATTCAATTCGTGAGACCGAGCAGGCAATCGTCAATCTCCTCCGGCTCGACTACGAGACGTTTGTCAACAGTTCCTTTCTGCTGCAGGGGAAAGCCGATTCCTTCACCATCAGCCCCCCTAGCAAGCGGAAGGAACTGCTCGGCGAGATCCTCGGCCTCACGCACTACGATGAGCTTGAGCAGCGTGCCAAGGACGCAGCGCACGCGCGGAGAGATGAGGTAGACCGCCTCGATCACCGAATTGCCGATATCGACAACGAACTTGCCCGGGAGCCCGACTACTTCCAGGGCCGCGACCAAGCGCAAGCCGAGGCCGCGCAGCTGCACGCCGAGGTCGAGCGCTTGAATGAGGAAGTTCTGCGCCTGCAGCAGCTGCGT
Above is a genomic segment from Dehalococcoidia bacterium containing:
- a CDS encoding amidohydrolase family protein; the protein is MDARPGARAAARETERCKTELGLIGLKFHPAYQDCFPNDQKLRYPILEACQALDMCVLIHTGTTRMTRCTIRSCQPVAIDDIATDFPNLRIIMGHSGWPWTAEALAVAWRHEHVYIDLSGWLPRYIYWTDPIVFQYMNTVLQDKFVFGSDYPAIDPKVWIDDFNATVANGFEWGGKRREFRPEVYEKFMRTNAIKALKLNLD
- a CDS encoding carbon-nitrogen hydrolase family protein, whose product is MADLAAQAAADNVRAVAVQLAPALLDVPANLDRVLAILREEAAEDAALVVFPECTLSGYVIESREEAARAAISVPGPEIEQVAALCRELALYTVVGFLEAAGDRLYNSAALIGPEGLVGLYRKAHLPRVGVDRYVDPGDLPFTVHQTAIGKIGMLICYDLSFPEAIRCLALDGMEVLAHPTNSPTGTWGPPGSRPEPPKSDPNASRERVTIISADRCGIERGIEFTGGSRIAGPSGRILARAQTYGEERVRAVIHPARSRSKRVVIAHLPLEVDYHADRRPDLYGRLVQPNR
- the argH gene encoding argininosuccinate lyase — encoded protein: MREKLWGGRFSKETDATVEAFTASIEVDRRLARYDIAGSIAHARMLAAQGIIPAAEADQIVAGLEQIAGEIERGEFIWRADREDVHLNIEARLAELIGAPAGRLHTARSRNDQVALDLRLWLRDTIAETIRAIVRFAAALVDQAERHLGVMMPGYTHLQRAQPILFSHHLLAYVEMLRRDVGRFQDCWTRADELPLGSGALAGVPYPLDRARVARELGFSRITRNSLDAVSDRDFAVEFAAAAALLMAHLSRFAEEVVLWTSAEFGFITLDDAFATGSSIMPQKKNPDVAELVRGKTGRVYGDLIALLTILKGLPLSYNRDLQEDKPPLFDAADTLLACLEVFRGLVTTWTVNADRMAAAISDDVLATDFADYLVRKGMPFRQAHEVAGRLVRLAEERGVSLRALTPDDLRQQSPLFGDDIAGIDAAASVAGRAVPGGTAPVQVAAALAEARRWIESTGALAE
- a CDS encoding argininosuccinate synthase, whose translation is MPETVVLAYSGGLDTSVAIRWIPEKYGLDVIALTVDLGNEKDIEAIRQRALALGAKEAIVIDAREDFVRACVWPALQANALYEGKYPLATALARPLIAKLLVDVARERGATAVAHGCTGKGNDQVRFDISISTLAPDLRIIAPVREWTWNREDEIAYAEQQGLDLGAFVKTSPYSVDVNLWGRSIESGVLEDPWVEPPEDAFLWTKPIDETPLTPTYLEIEFEQGIPVALDGERLDGVELITRLNKIAGEHGIGRIDHIENRFVGIKSREVYEAPAATVLLEAHRDLEQLTLSKEQLRFKQLVSREFADLVYNGFWFTMHHADLMAYIQSTQRFVTGTVRVRLNRGSCTVVGRKSPHSLYSEALATYGRGDQFNHQASLGFIEIAGMAARVQAAKQLLPSADSLRAIMPPRTEPGTH